The following is a genomic window from Brevibacterium limosum.
AGCTGACCGGACGGGCCGGTCGCCGCGGAATCGATCGAATCGGCCATTCGGTCGTGGTGTGGCACCCGACCATCGAAGTCAGCGAGCTGGCGGCCCTGGCCTCGAACCGCTCCTACGCGCTGAACTCCGCTTTCGGACCGACCTACAATATGACGGCGAACCTGCTGTCGCGGATGGGCTCGGACGAAGCCGCCAAGGTGCTTGAAACCTCGTTCGCCCAGTTCCAAGCCGATAAGGCCGTTGTCGGCCTGGCCCGGAAGGTGCGAAAGAACGAAGCCACGATCGAGGCGTACGAGAAGTCCATGCACTGCGATCTCGGCGACTTCTCCGAATACGCCGGACTGCGTCGGGCGATCTCGGACACGCAGAAGCAGGAGACGCGGACGAAGTCGCGGAACAAGCAGCGCGATATCGTCGAATCACTCACCGCACTCAAGATCGGCGATGTGGTGATGATGCCTGCGAAACGGGTCGGCGGACGCGCGGTCATCATCGCCCCGATGAGCAACAAGGACGGCGTCTCCCGACTGCCCACCGTGCTCACCGAGCAGGGCAAGGTGTGGCACCTGCGCCCGCACGAGGTGACCGAACCCGTCGCCTCTCAGGGGCGAGTACGGGTGCCGAAGAAGTTCAACCACCGGCAGGCAGGCGATCGCAGGCAGCTGCTGTCCATCCTCGATGCCGCCGTTCACGACGGTCGGGTCGATTCCGAAGCTCACTGGGAATCGAGCCGGCAGCATCAGGGCGAAAGCACCACCGTGACCGAGCTCCAGGCGCAGATGCGGGCACACCCCTGCCATGACTGCCCGGACCGGGAGCTCCACGCTCGATGGGCCACCCGTGCTGACAAGCTCATCAGGGAGAACGATTCGCTCATCGCCCGCATCGAAGGCCGCACCACTTCGATCGCTTTGGTCTTCGACCGTGTCCAGGATGTGCTGCGCGGTCTCGGTTTCGACCCCGCACACTCGACGATGCTGCGCCGCATCTACGGAGAACGTGATCTGCTGGTGGCGCTGACGATCCGCGCCGGTCTGTGGGACCGCCTCGATGAGCCGGAACTCGCGGCCTTCGCGTCGATCTTCGTGTTCCAGTCGCGCAGGGACACCCTCACAGCGCACCGGGCCCCGAGCGCCGATCTCAAAGCCGTCTGCGACGAATCCGAGACGATCTGGCGTCGGCTCTTCCACCTCGAAGAGCAGCATGCGCTGAACACGACGGACGAACCGGACCGTGGCCTGATCAGACCGATGTACCGGTGGACCGAAGGCAAAACGCTCTCGGAGTCCCTGCGGGGCAGCGATATCGCCGCCGGAGACTTCGTCAGATGGGCCAAACAGAGCCTCGATCTGCTCGGTCAGGTCGCTGAAGTCATCGATGCGGAGACCGCAGTGCGGGTGCGTCGCACGATCGAAGCCATCCGTCGCGGAGTCGTCGCCGACTCCTGACCGTCGCCGGAATCTGTCCGTCGTCGTCACCGGACAGAGTGGGCACCTTGATCGATACGGGCTCGAGACCGGGCCTCGGCTCCCCGCAGGAGCCGGGGCCCGGTCTCACCGTCTCAGCGGCGGACCTTCTTGACGATGTTCTCGATATCGGAGCCGAATGCGTTCTCGGTCGTCAGATAGGTCCACGTCGACGACGGACGTTTGAGACCATGCGATTCGAGATCGATTCCCTCATCGGTGATCGTCGCCTCCTCGATCGTCGCCTTCGAATCGTCGATCACATCTGACCAGAACGACGAGAAGACGCGGATCGACTCTGTGTTGAACGCTTCGTGCGGTTTCTCCCGGGCGAAGGTGCGCAGGTGGATGCCCTCACGCAGATCGTTGAGGAAGGCGAGGTGATCGACCCAACGCGCGTCGAGGTGGAAGAGCATGACTTCGCGGAGAACCGACTCCAGCAGCTCCTCCGAATGCTCCTGTGCGATCTCATCGGCACGGTCGCCGAGTTCGTCTCGCAGCTGACTGACCGGTTCGTCGTCCTTGCGGATCTCGGCTCGGCGTTCGAGGACGAGTTCGCGCTGTTTGGCCATGAGTTCATTGAAACGCCAGGTGTCACGGTGCAGTGCGGT
Proteins encoded in this region:
- a CDS encoding DEAD/DEAH box helicase is translated as MTDSTPLSTDTSAEQPLSPSAAYADFKARAEFARTPLGEFMERTEFDLDDFQIEACSHLQEGEDVLVTAPTGAGKTLIAEFAVQLARGEGKRIFYTTPIKALSNQKFNDLAEVHGAENVGLLTGDTSIRRDAPIIVMTTEVLRNMLYNDVAGLADLGFVVLDEVHYLADRFRGPVWEEVIIHLPDRVQMVSLSATVSNVEEFGAWLREVRGPTTIVSTSHRPVPLVNHVLVGHRMYDLFTHTDSDRIDPALNHATRTHGGPRSKRARATRARFRRPSRTQVVASLAEAAMLPAIMFIFSRNGCDEAVEQYLSTGTDLNSREEKTIVNAALESLRDELADEDLGILGYHTFREGLLLGVAAHHAGMIPQFKQLVEELFSQGIIKVVFATETLALGINMPARTVVLEKLVKFNGEAHVMITPGEYTQLTGRAGRRGIDRIGHSVVVWHPTIEVSELAALASNRSYALNSAFGPTYNMTANLLSRMGSDEAAKVLETSFAQFQADKAVVGLARKVRKNEATIEAYEKSMHCDLGDFSEYAGLRRAISDTQKQETRTKSRNKQRDIVESLTALKIGDVVMMPAKRVGGRAVIIAPMSNKDGVSRLPTVLTEQGKVWHLRPHEVTEPVASQGRVRVPKKFNHRQAGDRRQLLSILDAAVHDGRVDSEAHWESSRQHQGESTTVTELQAQMRAHPCHDCPDRELHARWATRADKLIRENDSLIARIEGRTTSIALVFDRVQDVLRGLGFDPAHSTMLRRIYGERDLLVALTIRAGLWDRLDEPELAAFASIFVFQSRRDTLTAHRAPSADLKAVCDESETIWRRLFHLEEQHALNTTDEPDRGLIRPMYRWTEGKTLSESLRGSDIAAGDFVRWAKQSLDLLGQVAEVIDAETAVRVRRTIEAIRRGVVADS